The following coding sequences lie in one Lolium perenne isolate Kyuss_39 chromosome 2, Kyuss_2.0, whole genome shotgun sequence genomic window:
- the LOC127336126 gene encoding G-type lectin S-receptor-like serine/threonine-protein kinase At1g11410: MIFCIVRHLKKYIIKQIVTRRIQGPARVIEEARPYADENIFETDALKGEFLSSPLIEFSTVLLATNNFNDKLGAGGFGPVYKGRLPDGQEIAIKRLSNSSSQGLEEFKNEVTVLSKLQHRNLVRLFGCCVHGEEKMLVYEYMPNNSLDSFIFDETKRPLLSWKLRYNIIQGIGKGILYLHQDSRLKIIHRDLKASNVLLDDGFNPKISDFGMARIFGEYQLQALTHRIVGTYGYISPEYAMEGKFSEKSDVFSFGVLILEIVCGRRNSSFSDNEWSMNLVGHAWTLWTKGSVSELIDALMGTTYSYDEVSRCIQVGLLCVQELPAERPNMSLVLRMLSGDVALPAPKRGAFFVGRAPADDKDTESGNHLTYTELEGR, translated from the exons ATGATTTTCTGCATAGTTCGACACCTGAAGAAGTACATCATAAAGCAAATAG TCACAAGGAGAATTCAAGGACCAGCAAGGGTCATTGAAGAAGCTAGACCATATGCAGATGAGAACATATTTGAAACTGATGCATTGAAAGGGGAATTTCTGAGCTCACCTTTAATTGAGTTCAGCACGGTTCTTTTGGCGACAAATAATTTCAACGACAAGCTTGGGGCTGGTGGATTCGGTCCAGTTTACAAG GGGAGATTACCAGATGGCCAAGAGATTGCTATCAAGAGGCTGTCAAACAGCTCTAGTCAGGGTTTGGAAGAGTTCAAGAATGAGGTCACTGTTCTATCCAAATTGCAGCACCGAAACTTGGTTAGGCTTTTTGGTTGCTGTGTTCATGGAGAAGAGAAGATGCTGGTGTATGAGTACATGCCTAACAACAGCCTTGACTCATTTATTTTTG ATGAAACTAAAAGACCATTGTTGAGTTGGAAACTGCGGTACAATATTATTCAGGGAATTGGGAAAGGAATACTGTACCTTCATCAAGATTCTAGGCTAAAAATCATCCATAGGGATCTCAAAGCGAGCAATGTTCTGCTTGATGATGGTTTCAACCCCAAGATATCTGACTTTGGCATGGCTAGAATTTTCGGTGAATACCAACTGCAAGCCCTTACCCATCGAATTGTTGGAACCTA TGGCTATATCTCCCCGGAGTACGCAATGGAGGGTAAATTCTCTGAGAAATCGGATGTTTTCAGTTTTGGTGTGTTGATCCTAGAGATTGTGTGTGGCCGCAGGAACAGCTCCTTCAGTGATAACGAATGGTCAATGAATCTCGTGGGCCAC GCATGGACGCTGTGGACGAAAGGCAGCGTCTCGGAGCTGATCGATGCACTGATGGGTACCACATACTCTTATGACGAAGTCTCCAGATGCATTCAGGTGGGTCTCCTGTGCGTGCAAGAGTTACCAGCTGAGAGGCCAAACATGTCTCTGGTGCTCAGGATGCTGAGTGGTGATGTTGCACTTCCCGCTCCGAAGCGAGGCGCATTCTTCGTTGGAAGAGCCCCTGCGGATGACAAGGATACAGAATCAGGGAACCACCTAACTTACACTGAATTGGAAGGCAGGTAG